DNA from Synechococcus sp. CBW1108:
CCACGACTCCCCCTTCTTCCAGCTGCTGGATAACTCCTTTCTCTTCCGCCTGGCCCTCTCGGCCGCCGGCGCCCTGACCCTGCTGCTGGTTGTGAACAGCTACGCCACCTGCCGCAACAATCAATGGGTCAAAGGCTGCCTCTGGCGGGATGCGGAAGCCCTGATCAGCGTGGGCAATGTGGAGTCACTGAGCATCGTGACGGCCGCTTTCCTGTATGTGCTCGAGGGCCAAAAGCGCAAACAGCGGGAAAATATTGAGGCCTACGAGCTGCTGAAAACCTGTAATGAGTCGGGGGCTCGCTGGCTGCTCGGGCGCATCCAAGCGCTGGAGATCCTCAACTGCGCTGGCCTGCCCCTCGACGGCCAGAATCTTGCTGGCTTTGACTTGCACAACTTGCATGCCCCCCGGGGCCACTGGCATCAGGTCAACCTGGAGCACAGCGTGTTGCGCAACGCCAACCTGGCCGGCACCGACCTCACGGGCACCAACCTGCGCGGCGCCGACCTGCGTGGCGCCGACCTGCGGCACGCCATCCTGCGCAACGCGATCCTGGAGGGCGCCGAGCTGGAGGGCGCCTTGCTGGAGGGGGCCGACCTGGAGGGCGCCGACCTGGGCGGGACAAACCTGCCTAAATTCAGCCCACTTGCGGCGAATCGCTGAGCGGCTTCACGCGCCCGTTGGCCCGGCTGATTGACCAGTTCGAGCGACTGCCGGGCATCGGCCCCCGCACGGCCCAGCGGCTTGCCCTGCACCTGTTGCGCCAGCCGGAGGAGCAGATTCGCAGTTTCGCTGACGCCCTGCTGGCCGCCCGCAGCCAGGTGGGCCAGTGCCAGCGCTGCTTCCACCTCTCGGCCGAGCCGTTCTGTGAGATCTGCCGCAACGACGAGCGCAGCAACGGCCAGCTGTGTGTGGTGGCCGATTCCCGCGACCTGCTGGCGATGGAGCGGACCCGGGAATTCAAGGGGCACTACCACGTGCTCTGCGGCTTGATCTCGCCGATGGATGGCATTGGCCCCGAACTGCTCCAGATCCAGCCCCTGGTGCGCCGGGTGGATGCCGAGCAGATCAGCGAGGTGATCCTGGCGCTTACTCCAAGTGTGGAGGGGGATACCACCAGTCTCTACCTGGCCCGCCTGCTCAAGCCCTTCACCGAGGTGAGCCGGATCGCCTATGGCCTGCCGGTGGGCAGTGAGCTGGAATATGCCGACGAAGTCACCCTGGCCCGCGCCTTTGAGGGACGTCGAGCCGTCGAATGAGCTCCCCATCCCGCTATAGCGCCATTGCCCCCGAACAGCGGTTGCCGGCCTGGCTGCGCCGTCCCGTCGGGACTGCTTCCCAGCTGGAGGCCGTGCAGGGGGTGGTCAAACAGCAGCGGCTGCATACGATCTGCGAGGAGGGCCGCTGCCCCAACCGGGCCGAGTGCTACGCCGCCGGCACGGCCACCTTCCTGCTGGGGGGGCCGATCTGCACCCGCAGCTGCGCCTTCTGCCAGGTGGACAAGGGCCAGGCCCCTGCTCCGCTCGATGCAGCTGAGGCGGAGCGGGTGGCCGCGGCAGTGGCCAGCCTCCAACTCTCCTATGTGGTGCTCACGGCCGTGGCCCGTGACGATCTGGCCGACCACGGCGCCTGTCTGTTCACAGCCACCATGGCCGCCATTCGCCGCAGCCGCCCGGGGACGGCGATCGAGGTGCTCACTCCCGACTTCTGGGGCGGCCATCGCGACGAAGCCGACGGCTTGGCGGCCCAACGGCAGCGGCTGGCCACCGTGCTGGCCGCCGAACCGGTGTGCTTCAACCACAATCTGGAAACCGTTGAACGCCTCCAGGGGGAGGTGCGCCGCGGCGCCACCTACCGCCGCTCCCTGGCCCTGTTGGCCGCAGCCCGCCAGCTGGCACCCCAGATCCCCACCAAGAGTGGCCTGATGCTGGGGCTGGGTGAAACCCAGGAAGAGGTGGTGCGGACCTTGGCGGATCTGCGTCGTGTTGATTGCCAGCGCCTCACCCTGGGCCAGTACCTGCGCCCGTCGCTGGCCCACATGCCCGTGGCCCGCTACTGGACCCCCGCCGAATTTGAGCAGCTGGGCAGGGTCGCCCGGGAGCTGGGGTTTGAGCAGGTGCGCAGCGGGCCGCTGGTGCGCAGCAGCTACCACGCCGCCGGCAGCACGATGACCGCCTCCTGAAGCCAAACTGATCGAGTCCATGACGGACATCGTGTTCGCCAAGGACTGCGACTTCAATGTCTAACGGCCTAGATGGCGCGAACCCTTCTGTCTTATTTTGGGGTTGCCTCGATTAGATCAACTGAGCCACAGGGCTATGCAAAAGCGGGGCATCCCCTAGGTGTTGTCTCCACGAGTGCAGAGCAGCGAGGAAATCATGAAATCCTTCTGGAGCGCCTAGCTCGGCAGTAGAACTAGTATGTGAGAGGGCCTACGCTTGATTGTGATGGGCCTGAAAGTGACCATTCTTGGAAGAAGCGATCGTTCGGGCTAAACCGGGCTAAGCAGCGAAAGGAAACTCGTTACCAACACCACCCCATGAGCCAATACAGCACCCCCCATTTCGTGGCCGCCCAGCTTGAGGACGGCTGGATGCTTCAATCTGAGCACGTGACGAAACTTCAAAACGGTGATTGGATCTTGGATCGCGAAGAGTTGGAGGAACTATCAGAACTGCTGCAAACGTTGCTCAGTCAGAGTTAAGGAAACTCTGATCAAGCTCTGATCAAACTTCCCATTTCATGGGATACCTGTCTCATTCTTGAGCCTGGCCTTCAGGTCTGGGGGTGCAATGAGCCTATTGTTTTTGCGGTTGTTGACTTCGCCCCGTCCAGGGCCATTGTTCCCATGGCCTCGTCACTACGGCGCAGACCTCCTTGCCTGACCAATCGTTCCTGCGATTGTCATCGCCGCTGCATCCAGTAATACTGACCGCCAGTGCTGGCCCCCCCCACACCAGGGATCCTGTTCTGAAGGGCTCAAACGGGTACCAATCGTGTTGAGTCCCACCGGACTGCTGATTCTCCTGGTCAGGGTTCTGTTGGTGTTGGGAGCCGGTGGACTCACCCCGGCCGTCCAGGCCGAGTCCGATCCCCCCAGCCTCAACCGGCTGCTGAATGTTCCTGGCTGGATCGACCTCGACCTCAACCTGCAGGCCCAGCCCCTGGGAAACCCGAGCGGCGGAATCGAGCAGAGCGCCAGCTGGATGCAGCAGCTCACCCTGGGGGCAGCGTTCAGCAGTGGCCTGGCCAAGCCCGCCGACCAGTGGCACGAAGGCGACCACTGGCGGGCCAACCTGCAACTGATGCTGTTAAGAGTTTGCGGAAAAACTGCCTGAAAGGCCGCGTTTTTCCCTCCAGAGAGCTGATTGTGCTCCGTTCGGGCTGAAATGATGCGTTTCAGCGGTTCAGAACGCCCGATTTCAGGCGTTTTGCCCCGTTGGGGCTTCCTGGAGGCCGCCTCATTGGCACACCTCTGGGCAACCACCTGTTCATGCCGCCGCCATCGCCGGTTTGAGCAGGTTGCCCAGCCGGATCAGGTTGTAGGCGATTACGTGCAGGCCAAACACCGCACTCACCTTGTCGGTGCCGCGCAGTTTGAATTGGCGCAGACCGCCCCACTGTTTGATCCAACCAAACACCTTCTCGATACCGCGGCGGGCATTGATCGACTTGGCGTAGCCCTCGTGGCGCGTGGTGCGGCCATCAATGGCGGAGCCACCAGAGCGGGCGGTGTTCTGAGCGACGTGCGGCGTCACGGCGATGCGACGCATCTCGGCGACAAAGCCCTTGGTGTCGTAGTTCTTGTCGGCACCGATGGTTTTTTGGTGGGCACCGGGGATGTCAGCCGCCATCGCTTTGGCGGCATCCCGCTCCCCGGTACCCACTGCTTGGGTAACGCGGCAATCGACGATCAGGGCATGGCGGTTGTCCATGAGCACGTGGCCCCGGTAGCTGGGTTGGGCCGGGTGGGAATTGGACTTGCGGGCCAGCAAGGCGTCTGGATCGACGCTGGAGCGGTGGGTCTTGTTGCTGAGCTTGATGCCGCGGAAGTCACCCTTGGCCCGCTTCTTACCGGGCTTTGGAGCGCCAAAGCCCTCGCCAGGGCCTGACGACGGGGCGGTGGGTCCTGCTGACCATCGGTCCGCTCCAGTGAGGCATGGGACGCCCAGGCCTGCAGCAGGGTGCCATCCACTGAGAAGTGTTCGTCGCTGAGCAGCGGCTTGACCTCCGGGGCAGCCATCAGTTTCTCCAGGAAGCGCCCCATGACCTGCTCGTTCAGCAACCGCTCCCGATTTTTGGTGAATGTGGTGGGGTGCCAGATCGGATCATCCGGGCTCAGGCCCACAAACCAGCGGTACAGCAGGTTGTAGTGCAGCTGCTCCAGCAACAGCCGCTCCGAGCGAATCCCGTAGAACGCCTGCAGCAACGAGGCCAGCAGCAGCTGTTCTGGCGGCACCGAGGGCCGGCCTTCTGCGGCGTAGAGCGCGCAAAAGGTGGGATTGAGCCGATCGAGGGCCTGATCCGCCAGTTTCCGGATCCGCCGCAGCGGATGACTGGCCGGGATCCGCTCCTCAATCGACACGTAGGAGAACAGGGAGCCGCTGCGCTCCCGGTGACCTCGCATCTGGGCTGGGCGGTTAATCCATTTTCGCGCAGGCTTGGTTTTTCAGCAAACTCTTAAACGGCGATCCCAAGCTCAACGCCGCAATCGGAGCCGCCTACCCCCTGCAAAACGCGGCCCATCCGACTGGCCTGTGGCTTACGGAGGCGACCATTGAGCGCCGGGCTGGCCTGGGGGAACTGGCGCTGAAAGCTGGGGTGTTCTCCCTCAATCCGGGTCTTGTGAGGGCGCCGGTGCTCGATCAATACGTGCACTCCGCCCTCAATGACACGCTCAACTTCGCAATCGATGGCCTGCCGATCAATCCCTACGTGGCCCCGGGGCTACAGCTGAGCTGGACCCCCGGTCGCCAGGGTCCCCAGGGTCGCTATGGCGAATGGCGCTATGGCGCCTTTTGGCTCGATTCCCAAGTCGCCCTGGCGGGTCTGTTCGGGGTCAATCCCGACCTGAGCTCAAGCGAGGGCAGCCTGCACCTTCTGCAGTGGACCTTCACCCAGCTCCCCGGAGCCAGCGCCCTGGCCGCACCGATCCGGCGGCAGGGTCAGACCATCTCCCGCCAGCTTCCTTCCCCCCAGGTTCAGCTGGGCGGGGTCTATTTGGCCAAGTGCAGCTTGGGCGAGTCCGATGGGTCCCTTTATGGCACGATCACGCTGGCGTCCCCCCTGTCGCTGGGGCCTCGATAACCGCTTCTGGCTCGGTGTCAAAACTGCGGTGAGCGGAGACACCAACCCTCTGCCCCTGTTTCTGGCCGGCGGCTGGCTGGGCCAGGGGCTGTTACCCGGCCGCCCCCTCGATGTGCTGGCCCTAGGCTACGGCCGCAGCAGCTTCAACAGCCAGCTGACCCCAGGCCTGACAGCCGAAGCCATGCTGGAGCTTAACTACACCTTCAACCTGAATGCAAACCTGTCGCTGCAACCGGTGCTGCAGTTGGTGCTCAACCCGGGTGGATCGGGCCAGGTCGATGACATCCTGGCCGCCGGCCTGCAACTACAGCTGCAGTTCTGAATCAGTCCATGTGAATCAGTCCATCAGCAACCGATAGGCCGCCTCCAGCCGGTGAAAGGCCTGGGGATCGCCGCCCAGATCGGGGTGGTGGGCCTTGGCCAAGCGCCGATAGGCCCGCTTGACCATCTGCGGGCTCGCCCCGGCCTCTAGCCCCAGCTCCCGCAGGGCCTCGCCGCGGGGGTCTGGGGCCCAGCTCTGGGAGGAGTTCTGGGCTGAGCTCTGGGAGGTGGTCGGGCCCCGGGAGTGGTTCTCGGTGCGGGTGCCGCGGCGGCGCTGGCCCAGTTGGGCTTGGCGGCGCCCCAACTCCACCACCACCTGGAGCGGCGCTTCAGTGAGCCACTCCGGCGCTCGGGGGCCATAGAGGGCAAAGGCCGCCCGCACGGCCCAGCGGGCCCGACTGTGGGGGCCCCGGAGCGCTTCGGCCAGTGCGGTGCCCAGGCCAGGGGAGCGGCGGTCGAGCTCCTCCTCCAGGCTGAGCGCCGGGTTGACCCAGTGGCGTCGCAGCTCCTCGATTACCCCCCGCAATCCGCCCGGTGGACCGATCCGCAGCGCCTGCCACTGGGGGTGGGCGGCCATCGCCTGACCCCAGCGCTCCAGCTGATCCGGGCTGAGGCCATGGCCATAGGTCTGGCTACCCGTGGGGCTATCGGCGCCAGGCTGGGGGGCCTGCGCCGAAAATTGCTCCAGCCGGCGGCGCAGGGTCTGCACTTCGCGGCGCAGGGCATCATTTTCGGCCAGCAGGGCATCGACGTTGCTGGTGACCGGCGGGCTGCCCGGGGCTGGCCGCCAGCGGCGGGGATCAAAGCCCATCCAGCCCACCCAGGCGGCGGGCGCTGCGCCGCAGCACCTCGGCGCAGTCCGCCCGCATCAACAGGCCCGAGCCACCCCAGAGCAAGCGGGGAGCCAGATCGGCGGGGCCCGCAGCGAGCTCCCGCAGGGGCGCAAAGCCCAGGGCGCGGAAATAGCGCACCAGGCGGGGGTGCTGGGCGTCGCTGTCGCGGATCGCCAGGATCGTGGCCTGGCGGCAGGGGGTGGCTTCCAGGGCCCAGGCAAAGGTGGCCGCCCAGATCAGCGGGCCGATGGCGGCCGAGTCCCCAGCCTGCACTCGCATCGTGTCGAGCCGCAGGCCGCTGGCGCTCGGCAGGGCCCAGCCCTTGAGCTCGCCCAGCAGCAGCAGCCTCTCCCCATCCCGCCGCGCCACCCCTACCCGCAGCCCCCAGGCCAGCCCCGCCGGCCGGCTCACTTGCAGGCGCAGCAACAGGCCCCGCACTCGGGCCTCCTGCTCCAGCTGCTCCAAGCTGGGGTTGGGGCAGGTAGGTGCCTCGGGGGAAGAGCTGGACATCCACAACCGCAAGGGCCAGGGCCAGTCTCAACCGTTGGCGGCCGCGCGATCCGTGGCCTTTAAATCTCTGCCCGCACCCCAGGCGTGCGTAACGGTATTAGCCGGGATGCATTGCGGGCCAGAATGGGGGAATGGTCATGGTTACCCCAGTTCCGCTCGTCACCCGTGAGGCGCTCCAAGCCTTCACGCAGCAGCTGGCGGAGCGGTTTGCCCCGGAGAAAGTAATCCTGTACTCCTTCGGAGAAGCCTTCGGCTACTTGTGCCACGAGTCAAACGTTCACCATGAACACTGACGCAACTACACCAGGGATGGGAGTGTGGCCTCCCGGAGCCGGCCTGCAGGGGCAGGCTCCAAACCACCCCATGCTGCTGCGTTCAAAAGGCGCGGTGGGTGAGCGATGGGGAAAAGGCGGACGTGATCCGTCAGGTGAGTGATGGAAAGATGAGCGCAAGCGAATCGCCGCTGACGCAACCGCTGCGCGGAAGCCCAAGGGCTACGAAAAGGCTTTCAGTCGCTGTCAAAACGGGTGGAGGTAGCCGACACCCGGAACAGTGTGGACGTCACCTGCTTACGGTCCACATGGCAGCCGGTGTACCGCTTCGCGCAAGCCTTCGGCTACAGGCGACATGAGTCCATCACAGGCCTCGGTGTGGAACGTGGGAACCTGCCATGGGGTGTAAAGGGAAAGTCTCAAGTGGCCACAACCACGAGGGCGACTACCAAGACCCATGGCAGGGGCGGAGCAGCTCGTAGTAGTGATGAAGGGGCTGTAATGGCCCTGGAGCGAAGGGGCTGCGTCATTCGGTTCGAACACTCTCCACAACTGCCCCCGGCAGGAGGACGGAGGTGAGTTCGGACAAGTCGCTACCGATCACCAAAGCGATGGTCTGGAAGGCCTATCAGCTTGTGAAGCGGAACGGGAAGGCGGCTGGTGTGGATGGCCAGAGTCTCGATGACTTTGCCCAAGACCTGGAGAATAATCTCTATAAGCTCTGGAACCGGATGGCATCTGGGAGTTACTTCCCGCCAGCGGTTCGGCGTGTGGAGATTCCCAAGTCTGGAGGCGGTTCAAGGCCTCTGGGCATTCCCACGGTGGCTGATCGCGTTGCTCAGATGGTGGTCAAGCAGGTGCTGGAGCCCCAGTTGGAGCCGATCTTTGATCAGGACTCCTATGGCTACAGACCGGGAAAGTCGGCCCACCAGGCCGTGGAGAGCTGCCGTAAGCGCTGTTGGAAGTATGACTGGGTAGTGGATCTCGATATCAAGGGGTTTTTCGACTCGATCGATCATGACCTCCTGATGCGGGCCCTCCGGTTTCATACCTCCGAGCGCTGGGTGCTGCTGTATCTGCGGCGATGGTTGGAGGCACCGGTGGAATTGCCGGATGGGTCTCTCCAGGAACGGACCAGTGGCACGCCCCAGGGTGGTGTCATCAGTCCATTGCTTGCCAATCTGTATCTGCATTATGCGTTTGACTCCTGGATGCGTGGAGTTTTCCGCACATCCCGTTTGAGCGCTATGCAGACGATGTGATCTGCCACTGCCACAGCCTCTCCGAGTGCGAACGGCTCATGGCGGCCTTGCAGGAGCGATTCGCATCCTGCGGGCTCACGCTGCATCCGCAGAAGACCCAGGTGGTCTATTGCAAGGACAGCAGCCGTCGTGGTCAGTTTCCTCGGATTCAGTTCACGTTTCTGGGCTATTGCTTCCGGCCGCGTATGGCCAAGAACCGGCATGGGGAGATCTTTACGAGCTTCCTGCCGGCGGTGAGTCCGCAGGCGCTTAAGCGCATGCGGGACAGGATCCGGCAGATTGATCTGCGTCGACAGACCTATCTGCCGTTGGAGGAGCTTGCCAGACGACTGAATCCGATCCTGCGGGGCTGGATCCAGTACTACGGCAGGTTCTATCCAACGGAGCTGAGGGCCAAGTTGTTCAGCTACCTAAATCAGGAGCTGAGCGCCTGGCTGCGGCAGAAGCACCAACGACTGCGGCGTAAGCATCGCCGCAGCCGTGAGCTCCTGACGCGGATTGGCCAACAGCGCCCTGGCCTGTTTGCCCATTGGCACGGTGAGCGGGCAGTGGCTGGATGACAGGAGCCGTATGACGCGAGAGTGTCACGTACGGATCTGTGGGGGCCTCGGGGGGAAGTTCCCCGGGGCTACCCGGCAAGCTCTCCACCGATCCGTTCTTTGTCGAGAAGGTCACGGGCATCGTCGGCCTGTATCTCAATCCACCCGAGATCGCTGTCGTGCTCTGCGTAGACGAGAAGACGCAGATTCAGGCTCTGGACAGGACGCAGCCGCTGCTGCCCATGGGATTGGGCTACGTGGAAGGTGTGACGCATGACTACATCCGCCACGGCACCACC
Protein-coding regions in this window:
- a CDS encoding pentapeptide repeat-containing protein, which translates into the protein MPRRPTWVDRQQRRHDSPFFQLLDNSFLFRLALSAAGALTLLLVVNSYATCRNNQWVKGCLWRDAEALISVGNVESLSIVTAAFLYVLEGQKRKQRENIEAYELLKTCNESGARWLLGRIQALEILNCAGLPLDGQNLAGFDLHNLHAPRGHWHQVNLEHSVLRNANLAGTDLTGTNLRGADLRGADLRHAILRNAILEGAELEGALLEGADLEGADLGGTNLPKFSPLAANR
- the recR gene encoding recombination mediator RecR, translating into MIDQFERLPGIGPRTAQRLALHLLRQPEEQIRSFADALLAARSQVGQCQRCFHLSAEPFCEICRNDERSNGQLCVVADSRDLLAMERTREFKGHYHVLCGLISPMDGIGPELLQIQPLVRRVDAEQISEVILALTPSVEGDTTSLYLARLLKPFTEVSRIAYGLPVGSELEYADEVTLARAFEGRRAVE
- the lipA gene encoding lipoyl synthase, translating into MSSPSRYSAIAPEQRLPAWLRRPVGTASQLEAVQGVVKQQRLHTICEEGRCPNRAECYAAGTATFLLGGPICTRSCAFCQVDKGQAPAPLDAAEAERVAAAVASLQLSYVVLTAVARDDLADHGACLFTATMAAIRRSRPGTAIEVLTPDFWGGHRDEADGLAAQRQRLATVLAAEPVCFNHNLETVERLQGEVRRGATYRRSLALLAAARQLAPQIPTKSGLMLGLGETQEEVVRTLADLRRVDCQRLTLGQYLRPSLAHMPVARYWTPAEFEQLGRVARELGFEQVRSGPLVRSSYHAAGSTMTAS
- a CDS encoding carbohydrate porin; its protein translation is MARSRWRPPCRWGLDNRFWLGVKTAVSGDTNPLPLFLAGGWLGQGLLPGRPLDVLALGYGRSSFNSQLTPGLTAEAMLELNYTFNLNANLSLQPVLQLVLNPGGSGQVDDILAAGLQLQLQF
- a CDS encoding DnaJ domain-containing protein → MGFDPRRWRPAPGSPPVTSNVDALLAENDALRREVQTLRRRLEQFSAQAPQPGADSPTGSQTYGHGLSPDQLERWGQAMAAHPQWQALRIGPPGGLRGVIEELRRHWVNPALSLEEELDRRSPGLGTALAEALRGPHSRARWAVRAAFALYGPRAPEWLTEAPLQVVVELGRRQAQLGQRRRGTRTENHSRGPTTSQSSAQNSSQSWAPDPRGEALRELGLEAGASPQMVKRAYRRLAKAHHPDLGGDPQAFHRLEAAYRLLMD
- the ltrA gene encoding group II intron reverse transcriptase/maturase → MSSDKSLPITKAMVWKAYQLVKRNGKAAGVDGQSLDDFAQDLENNLYKLWNRMASGSYFPPAVRRVEIPKSGGGSRPLGIPTVADRVAQMVVKQVLEPQLEPIFDQDSYGYRPGKSAHQAVESCRKRCWKYDWVVDLDIKGFFDSIDHDLLMRALRFHTSERWVLLYLRRWLEAPVELPDGSLQERTSGTPQGGVISPLLANLYLHYAFDSWMRGVFRTSRLSAMQTM
- a CDS encoding group II intron maturase-specific domain-containing protein yields the protein MICHCHSLSECERLMAALQERFASCGLTLHPQKTQVVYCKDSSRRGQFPRIQFTFLGYCFRPRMAKNRHGEIFTSFLPAVSPQALKRMRDRIRQIDLRRQTYLPLEELARRLNPILRGWIQYYGRFYPTELRAKLFSYLNQELSAWLRQKHQRLRRKHRRSRELLTRIGQQRPGLFAHWHGERAVAG